The following nucleotide sequence is from Citrus sinensis cultivar Valencia sweet orange chromosome 6, DVS_A1.0, whole genome shotgun sequence.
GCATCAACTTCACTAGGAAAGTTAAGGCTGAAAATGTCTTGCAACCAGGGTAAAGTTCCTTTTGAGCCTCATCAAACAACTCACCAAATTTGTCAGCATTTATATGAACACCAGATGCATTACTATTATTTGACTCATCTAAACCACAATCCATTTGCATTGGCCCCTCTATTTCATTCAACATCTCTAACATCTCATCATCTTCTACCTCTTCAATATGAGAAGTATCATTAATTGAACTTGGAGTTTGAATATAACTtgataaatcaatttcttcaCCGTGAAATACCCATCTTTGGTAATTAAATGACATACCATGTCTATACAAATGTCTTTCGACATCATCCAGTGATTTCAACTCCATATTCTGACAATTTCTACATGGACATCTAGTTTTCCCTTCTTCATTTAAATGATTCTCAGCCAAATTCACAAAAGCCTTGACACCATCCACATATTCCTTACACAAACGATTTGAAATTCGCATCCAACTTTTATCAATCTATGTGTtctgttaatattattttagttaaaggAAATATTTAGTTTCAAGAAACATGCAACGATGATACATTACTTAGATTAAACAACCGTGAATTGatagatatatttttatttaattatttcataaagaattaattataaagacaaaataataaagaagcctataaaaaaataatatggacacaatttttcaaagtcttataaaaaaaaaataaagacataattttttaaagtatcgTCATATTACCTGACTGAGCAAAGGACTTCAATTTTTGGCAGTGAAGAAACAACTATTCCATGTGAAATTTTACTCTTATGATAATAGACCAAGACCCAAAGTTTATCTGCAaacaatacaaataataataataatttcatattatacagccataaaaattactaaagGAACAAAATAACCCAACAATTTAAGCCTACCaatttcaaccaaaaaaaaaaaaaataaaacttcatgcaaaataaaaccttaGGCGTCCTTTGTTTGATCTGCAGAAATTTGAAGCTTTGTCCCCTCCTATTTCAATAATTGCAGCAAAATTATCTTCAATAATGTGTAGTTACAAGCTAATTTAAAAGGTTTGGAGTTACATTGTTAGAGATTTTGGTTCTGAATGTgcaacaaaaagcaaaaaattgaCTTTGTAGTTGAGCGAGACAAACAAGTGAGGGAAAATATTTTCAGGGGGATTAGAAGAGGAAGACGAAGTTGTGACTTTTGTACTTGAGTTTTGTCCTTTAACatatctttttataaaataataatattaagagGAAGGCAAAGTTGTTGCTTTTGTACTTAAGTTTTGTTCTGTAACAtatctttttataaataataatattaaattttctatttctgAGACTAAAAGTGGCGGCACCAAATGTCCACAATTGATTGTGAAATAGGGTAAATTTATATGGCAAGTATTATATTGATTCTCCCGCCAATTAAATATttgctaattttatttattaaaaaaaacttattttgctAGCTTACTgataattaggatttcttaCAAAATAATAGGACAAAGATccttcttaattatttttttttcctaatcaCTCTTAGTTTAATGAATGGTcaatattgattttaaaatttcatgttgataattaaactaattttttcgttagatttaaaaatattaggaaaaaatcataattttaaattaatataactttatatgataatgttttaatatgaaaattgattataatattctctcaaaaaaaatttatttcatgtaaGATAACATATATATGACCATTTATTCTATGCAAATTACAATAGTATTTGTGGACCATTAAATTAACTCTTTTGGAATAATTGAGATATATTGTTTAGTataagaaatttataattaaacacAACCAACCCGCAGATTCAAAGTCAACAAGGTTGCTAACCATGCATGTGCATAAAGCAAAAGCACCTGGGGGTGTGTGTACATGTATATCATGAGCAAGcacaataatgaaaaaaaaacatagagTTTGTgtttaaaagaatatattagtgaataaaaataaagaagtaaaaaattaattgtcttttgttctataaaataatgatgaattatttattcttataaatacaaataatatttgaatattcTATAGCGGAATCACCAACTTATCCTAAATGTTGACTTCAACATTATTTATCATATGCTTGTTTTCTATGACAGTAGAATTATTGCTTTATGACAGTAGAATTATTGCTttccaatcaaataaaattccacTGCAAAAATAGAATTCGTTCAAAATATGAACTTTCTGAGACGAAACTGATTTGGCCACAAAAACAATCTCTTCGGCTATAATCCTTTTTGtgactagtaaaatatttgtcACAAATTTATCACTTTTCTCGACCAAATATATTGGCCACAAAATCTTATCGTAGAAAGTGTATTTACTACGGCCAAATTATTGTGTTGTCGCAAATATACGACATTCTGCGAcctattaatatttatctcAGATAATTTTATCTGTGGCCAAGACATGGTCGCAATAGATGAAATAATTGTCGCAAAAAACTTTACACATTTGAGTTTACCCATCCTTTATAATCCACGACCATTGATTGGTATGGTCGTTGAAAATAAGATTTAGTGGCAAAAATCATGTGGTCGCAAAAAGATTGGTCGTAAATGACAACATTTCTACTAGTGATtgttaattgtgatttgtgaaattagttttaacggtgctaattttttattttattttaatttgtttattttgttgacataGGTGATCTAGCAACCCTTGCATGCTCAAATATAAATCTGTTGACTTCCAGTTTGATccagaaattaaaagaactaTAACGAGATTAAGAAGAGAGCATCGGGAATTACAAGCTGCTGTAGCAATGGATGATTTGCAAGATTTGAGAAACTTGAACCGTAGAGAGGAGATACAACCAGTCAATGTACATGAAGGTCTGAATGGACAATGTGATCAAAAGCAACCAGGAAACAATAACATTATTCACATGGCGAATGATAGAGATAGAGCCATTCGAGACTACGCAGTGTTGACTCCTCAGGCCATACATTCGGGAATAGTTAGACCCGACGTTCAAGCTGACAATTTTGAGCTCAAACCCGTGATGTTTCAGATGCTTTAAACAATGGGGCAATTTAATGGTTTGCCATCCGAAGATCCTCATCTACACCTTAAGTCATTTTTGGAAGTAagtgatgctttcaagattgctgGAGCATCGCAAAAAGCATTGAGACTCAGACTTTTCCCGTTTTTTTTTagagatcgagcaagagcatggttgAATTCTCTACCACCAAATTCTATCACTACATGGAATTATTTGgctaacaaatttttaatgatataCTTCCCACCAACCAAGAATGCAAAGTTGAGGAACGAGATCACatctttccatcaacttgaagatgaaagctTGTGTGATGCATGAGAGAGATTTAAGGAGTTACTCAGGAGAtgtcctcatcatggtatTCTTTGTTGCATAcaattggaaactttctataatggtCTCAACCCAATCACTAGATTGATGGTGGACACTTCAACAAATGGGGCCTTGTTATCTAAGTCTTACAatgaagcttatgaaattttggagagaatAGCCAACAATAACTATCAGTAGCCATCAACCAGATAAGCTGCAGCAAGAGGAACAGTAGGAGTTCATAACGTAGATGTCTTGACAGCATTGTCAGCCCAAGTAACTTCATTAACAAAGATGGTAAAGGCTATGACTATTGCTCCAACAACTGTTAACCAAACTTCTAATATGTCTTGTGTTTATTGTAGAAAAGGGcatttatttgacaattgtcCTAGTAATCCAGCTTCGGTTAACTATATGGGCAGCTTCAATAGACAGAACCAGGACAATCCATATTCAAACACTTACAACCCTGGATAGAGACAGTACCCAAAattttcatagagttatcagaACCAGACTGCTGCAGCACCTAGTGGACAGAATAGACTTGCTCAATCACTTGGATTTTATCAGCAAAATCAAGAGCAAAGAAACATCAACAATGATCAACTCAGCTCCCTTGAAGGTTTGATTAAGGATtatattgtgaagaatgaagcATTTGTCCAAAGTCATATTGTATCTTtgagaaacttaaaaaattaaattagacaGCTTGCTACAGCAATAAGCAACAGACCTCAAGGCAGTTTACCCAACAACACAGAGAACCCAAGAAGAGAAGGGAAATAGCACTGCAAAGTGATTAACTTGAGATCTGGAAACCATATTGATAGTCTCATTGCtgtaccaaaaagaaaagctgAGTCCACTTTAATCCAGAAAGAAAGTCAAAGTGAAAAAGAGCCGCAATACTCCACTTCACAGCACACTGATGAGAGCAGTCAAGCTGCAACATTTGCCGAAAATGATGATCCAACATCTGTGGATAATAAGGCCGTAGCACCAACCCAGAACATAACAAAAGAGAAGCAGTCTACACAACCTGCTGCAGCACAGCAGTTTAGGCACCCACCACCCTTCCcttaaagatttcaaaagCAACAACAAGATAAGCAGTTCAGCAAAATCTTGGGAGTGCTGAAACAACTACATATCAATATcccttttgtggaagctctaGAGCAAATGCCAAACTATGCgaaattttttaaggatatcttgacaaagaaaagaagacttggagagtttgaaacaatTGCTCTAACATAAGAGTGCAGCCGACTGCTTCAGAGTAAGATACCACAGAAGATGAAGGATCTAGGAGGCTTCACAATCCCATGCTCCATAGGCACTGAATACAATGGCAAAGCACTTTGTGATCTGGGAGCTAGCATTAATCTCATGCCTTTATCATTGTTTAAGCAATTGAGAGTTGGTGAATATAGACCAACAACAGTGACTCTACAACTTGCTGACCGATCTCATGCCAATccagaagggaagattgaagATGTGTTGGTGAAtatggataaatttattttttcggtGGATTTCATTGTGCTAGACTTTGAGGCAGACAAAGAAGTGTCAATCATTCTAGGAAGACCTTTCTTAGCCACGGGAAAGACTCTAATTGATGTTAAAAAAGGAGAATTAACCATGAGGGTGAATGACCAGCAAGTTACATTCAATGTGCTGGATGCCATGAAGAGTCCCGATGAGAttgaaaattgtaattttatcagtGTTGTAGACTTAGTTGTAGCAGAGAGATTACACAATTGCTGcagtaaagaaaaaatcaatgatGTAACAATTGAAGaacttgatgatgaagatcaTAGAGCAACTAACATAGCATGGTCAGAGGAGAAGCAACCCTTCAGAATTGACGAGCAAATCCAGCAAAGGGAACTCACTCCAGACCAATAAGAATTCAAGGTTAATGGGCCAAGAGCGAAGCACTATATGGGAGATGATGTGAACAGCCTAAGGAAGGATCTAGGTtgaggaaaaaagaaaggtcAGGCTGAAAGACCTAAAATCAAGCGCTAATTAGGAGGCAACCCAATAAGGGaagttgtttcaagtttttaaagtagtaaatttagtttaaagttatttaatttgtctttttgtttattttttatttttttaaatgtgcatctaatttttttttgtctttgtgttaaattgcagcaagttaaaaaaaaaagaaaaaaatgcgAAAAAAAAGAGCAGGAATGAATTGCTACAGCATTACTTACAGCATGACATATAGCAAAAGATTCTCAAACAACAAAGGCATTTCTTACTTTTGCAGCAGCAAATGGATTGATTAGATTTTATGATAAGGAGCGTTTGAGAAGTTGATCAAAGAAGAAGTGACCCTTTACAGCCTGTGCTGCAGCAGTGCTTCCAGCAACAGGGTAGTCCCCCTAACTGCtagtttattttacttcttgctgcaaaacttttcttttatttagttttaattttctaattcattctGCATGTCATTTTATTGATCTGGTTTAtgtggttttgttttgtgtgcttgtgaggacacaacaCCACTCAAGTTTGGAGGGGTTGTGTTTCTGAGTGCATGTGTTGTGTAAAGCTCTGTTATCTAaaatttgtgtatggatttgaaaacctaatgaagatgAATTGAGTGTTATTCAGTATTTATGAGAAAGCCAAGTAGAGATAGTTATAGATGGAGGTTGAACTTCTGTCCCAACACTTAGACTTTGGTTGAGTTTTATGAGATTGTTGTAGTAGAGCCaggaaaaccaaaaaagagtagaaaatatctcaagtttAGGGGAAAATTTTGGTTGGATTGTGCCtgttatcaaataaattctgCTCTAATGGTTTAAGTTGTTGAGTAACCAGGGTTGAGTATGCACCTCATATGCAAACTTGAGTCCAAAGGCAACGCGAGCTACGAGCAGTGCTGCagcaattataaaaaaaaaaaagaaaaaaagaagaagaaaagcaaaaaaaaaatagtgataAAGAGGTCCGCTGCCTAGGATACTGAGTAACctggtctgttcatgagcCTCATGTTTAGCCTTGAGTCAAAGGCATCCAAAGGTATGACCTAGATATAACATCCTAGATGTATTGTTGTAGCAACTCTGACATGTACTTTGAgtgagtaattgggtgtcGTCATTACAAGTGATATGCATTCACATGAAACCTCAATATTGCATTGAAGGgtttaactgaaaaaaaaaataattatgcttGTTGTAGCACAGTTTGAGTTTATACCtttgaattatatatgtcTGTGTAATGCTGTAGCACCTCTGGAATTTGATCAAAGtggcacacacacactttggACAGAATGAAGCCAGAGTCTAGAACTAAACTGCTAAGGCTATTTTGCATGATTAAGAGTGTGATTGAGGGTGGAAGAATTCTTACAAATTTGATGACAGAGCTAAGTTATTTGTTGAATGATTGTGTGATTGAAGTGTTAGTGTTATTGccattacttgaggacaagtaatggtttaagtttgggggtgtgataactctatgaaatgagagttatcatggcacttttagacttaaatcaatattacttagaaagtaaattatgtgtttctaatgcatttttgttacattttgcataaataatcattttagtcaatcttaataagttttgctcgatttaaagtaatttgtgctcaaattgtgtacataattgtaggtttccagaagcttataattcatggaaggaatgctatgcaataggcttgtaaaaataaggaaagaacatggctacaaaagagttgaaacaaatctggaacagtgcagttgctgtagatattgttgtagcaaccattg
It contains:
- the LOC127903100 gene encoding uncharacterized protein LOC127903100 produces the protein MRISNRLCKEYVDGVKAFVNLAENHLNEEGKTRCPCRNCQNMELKSLDDVERHLYRHGMSFNYQRWVFHGEEIDLSSYIQTPSSINDTSHIEEVEDDEMLEMLNEIEGPMQMDCGLDESNNSNASGVHINADKFGELFDEAQKELYPEKAFPACANIPASHYDAKKMLRDLGLGYETIHVCKYNCALFWKEHEGRDHCPECGKSRYKNNDGNGKKVPQKVLRYFPLKPRLKRLFISKHTAIDMRWHKEKRIDIDGVLRHPADAEGWKDFDQKHRWFAQEPRNVRL